The following nucleotide sequence is from Zingiber officinale cultivar Zhangliang chromosome 10A, Zo_v1.1, whole genome shotgun sequence.
taatacaaagtgtgtaccactggaagatgtatcagatagaaggtacacaaatcagatagggcatcaaataaaccctagatctagaagataacatagcatgtggttaggtcactacctaaagcatatatgatcaggtaaataatatgcagtgcagaataaataaacaagcaactatgtaactatcatgtagtgaccaaccgaaacaaaatgattacacaatcactgctatatgttaaacatattattatgcatatcaaagacataagtcaaagtacccgcctccaataaagtggtccaatccgataatcaagatactcgtcgagataccgtcccgaatcaaagtcctgtaataaccacatttaatttagctacatacATACCACATAGCTAAAAATAATTCCTTATTTACTAGAAtcctaattcgttccactatacaatttgatttaggtctaaacctaaatcaacttgaactcttccaaatatgaacctaataccaaaacaaatttatacaccttacctctattcacagccttgattgttgatccacacaagGTTTTGTTGCTGCCAGCAAAGGTTAATTGCTGTTGGAAACCAAGAAACACCACAATAACCAATTAACTCACTAAGCACAAAAATTGGAAATCATATTTCTACCTGTTTCCTCTTCGACAGTAGATAATAACAACCGATTGGAACCAAAAACCTGTGGCCAACAGCCAAGGCACCAAACTCTCTGTCCTTGAATCTGTCTTCCCTGTGGAGAAGGCAAAGCACATCAGGTGTGACCACAGTGAGGTGATCGGCGGCTTTCCGACCAGTGTTGGCCGTTGCAACCGGGACGACGCGAGGGGAAGGAAAGGTATGCGATGCTGTaacagaagaaaggaggagattgGGTAGCAGAACCTTGGCCGGCGTCGCGAGAAGTGACGCTAGGACTGAGGAAGAGGACTGTGGTGGCACCGGCTAGGGCAGATTAGGAGAGAGCTCGGTACTCCCTCTTCCGGCCAAAGCTTGCTGACGAAAGGGGCGGCGATTTGAGTCCTCCACGGCGAGAGGCGACAACAGAGGAGAGGAAGaaccggcgctagggctgagTAGGAATGGCAGTGGCgtcggtgtgcggctcgggaggaaggaGGAGAAATGTCGGCACGGCTTTGTGCACTCGGGGAAGAAGGAAACCGCCGTGGCcgacggttagggctcggaggagaagATGGTGTCGGTACCGAGTGAGGCTTGGGAGAGAAGGAAGTTTAGACAcgggggaaaaaaaataaatgaaaaagtaaaggaataaggaatttataaaagaaacaattcctcgcttaaatgggtcgcctaaacaggcttttccgggcctcatttttatccccgttcactcgtccatacgagttccgaaaaattcccgaaaaatttccaaaaattcctgaaaattcccttattaatattcgtatatttttggtattttacatgacgaatgtgactaagacttctaataagtctaagaaagtcaccaagaaggtcacaagggaaacaatccctagaattgacctagaggaaatgaccaaggcttctaagaagcctaacaaggtcacttagaaggtatctagggaagttatccccagTGAGTacttagaacatccaaggagcatcaatagattttgggttcctatgagcattttctctaccccttagatgggttataaagtgtcaactcaaattggaatgatagttaatccaaccttgatgatgttgacactcggagaacattttcaaggtttttattaacctttgaaaatgaaatagattatttgtttactctttggaagaataaagtgtgccaaactttgaggaattatgtgtaattttaattggcataacaaattaaaagtaaaagaaatgtcaagttgggttttggcattttctcaagaagatatgggcaatctaggattattcttaggtttagctaaggatttaaggacacttagatagaaaatctaggtattttatttaagctaattgtcatgctttgtttgcccatcacatgtcatgacatcatttttgcattcatgccttattatgaaaaataaacaaaaatatcatgtcatgtcatacatacatcatgtagttatagcaaattttcttttgaaaattattcattttgatgtatgccataaatcatcatacattatttttaattccttgcaattaaggacaaatggaatcaactaacaagtaacatcctaggtggatgttcataatccaaaaatgtctagatagatatgcataatccctagtttagggcaaaaccaaactttacatctcacaaagaactataaggtgacttgtatatgttttagtatacattaaatacaagtgagatgttaggatgataaacaaaactcaagatgttgatttagtgtgtctagttgagttttggtttcatcaaaacatatagttatgtgcattccaatcattgggaaagctaatgtacaagtcatgtgcattgagcccaaagaacatggttggatattggttttgaaaatgattttaaaataattttggaaaaccttggtgaagactatctttcgatagtaatcatcattgaaaagttaaacacaaactagaagaaaacactaaagtttttacaagttttcaagtttgcgtcaatctttgaaaataggaagtattttcatagaaaactatttttccttgatagtatataccctaagtaatgtttatacaaattttcatgatttttagaattttgtaaaaatttttagGAGTTGCTGAAATTCactaaaattgaatttcaggttttcagtgctccaatcgatcacccaatcgattggagtgcctcaatcgatcgggtgatcgattgagagggatGTTCTCGCAAGTAGAAGCTTGCTAGATCGATTCTCCTATCAATTCACagtggctcaagcttgagtcttgatatttgggtttcaatgttgacaatacatgaagattgcaggtgcaatcgttcatttggggagattgttggtacaattctcctctggtcaaggttgaccaattaggtgtgaagaagagtcaagtaggtcaaggttgatcggatacttgactgggaagtcctggtgagtgaagccaggcagatcgaaagtcctggtgagtaaagccagacagttgggagatcctggtgagtgaagccaggtgaaaaacctagtgagtgaaactgggcagagaagaagacctagtgagtgaagctaggcaaaggagaagtcctggtgagtgaagccagacagaagaaaaattatggtgagtgaagccagatgaaagacctagtgagtgaagctaggcagtatgaaaatcctagtgagtgaagctaggtgaaagtcctggtgagtgaagccaggcagattgaaagacctggtgagtgaagccaggcacgtggaaatctagatgggtcaaaggttgaccggacacctggtattgagaagtaggtcaaaggattgaccggatacttggcacaaggaaatccaaatgagtcaagggtgatcggacatctggtggaaggaagtccaagtgggtcatggaggacaggACAGTTGGCACGAGACAAtatatctaagtgggtcaaggaggaccgcacttagTGATCAGAAGTCgaacgagaagttggcaaagaaaaagtccagatgggtcaaaagttgacgaaactcttagcggtcgtaagtccaatagggagttggcatggaactaggaagttcggacgtagtaaacttccgaaggccataacttttgactcggatatcagaatgaggtgatctcggatgcaaaacgaagctaatttcaagctctacataGTTTTCTACTTGCCAATCGATTGGACAATCGATtaggggggttcaatcgattggttgatgtgATTTTGTGTAGAAAAggtttggatcgattgggtaatcaatcaaaacttctccaatcgattggtcaatcgattgagagagtttctgagtgaacagtgagcttctgaatcgatcagttgatcgattgaaacctccagtcgatcggccaatcgattgggaggttggaAAATCGCACGATAGCCCTGAAATCGCGCGAGACatgttgaatcgattgggcaatcaattCAAGGAATTttcaagagcacagaggcactctggatcgatccaaagcctccccaatcgattgagagcaattcaatcgattgggatctgaccgttggtgctggataaagccgttgcgaGCATTTTCTTCAGCACCACTTTGCCCGATCCTTCTCGATACTTCACTACGACATTTCCagagctcaccgccagttcttgaagcttcttggagcaaggtgtttttacacttccaaggtcaagaggcgttccaaacaagaaggagaagctagtTAGGGTTCATTGTATAAAAtattgtaagatttacttgtatttgcttcttcttttcttcttgttgttgtgtgagtttgtacaaggcttctccgacttcggtagttaccgtaaaggagtatttttactagtggagtgtgtgtcgcgtgtgtatccttggattagtcaccttttcttgaggtgaataccaagtaaatcctagtgttagtgttgtatttgtgtttcttgttctttccgctgcgtatcatcaccaagaaacaagcaacgacgagctcttcacccccctctagctacatatcgACACTAACAGACACCTCTTTCGGCTTATCAGCGGCTCCCCTGAAGAAGCCGATTTCAAGACCCTGTTGACCGGAATCACCAGAAGCCATTCCGGTGGAGGATTTACTACGCCAACCGTTTCACCACTAGTCGTCCGGTTGACTACCCCTTTGCTCCCTTGAGCCGGCACTCCCGCGCTCTCTCCGAGCGGATCTTCTTGCAAGCCGACCGGATGTAAGCctcggctctccagctcggctaTGGCCGTAACATTGATCTCTGCATCTGCGAGTTTAGATTTGTCGGCCAGACGTGTGTGCAACACAACTCAAGCTACAAAAGAAAGAGATAAAACAGTTAGATTTAAAGGTTAAACTGAGAAATAGCATACCTAGGTTGGATGGAAGCTTCgtgcggatcggactcaggccaaacATGTAGAGGACGCCCTTCAGTAGCAATTTGTGAATGTGATATTTCTGTCCAGCCAAGCTTGAGGCTGCTTGGAGATAGTTCGCTTGACCTTTGTACTTACCGAGCGATGGTGGATTCACAACCTCTAGCTGTCAGCCGGTCGAGAAATCTGGCCACTCAAGAAAATGTACAAAGAAAAAATTGTTCTTTCAGTGCTTATTAGAGGAAGACATCTTATCGAAGAAGACCAAACTCACTCATGCTTGGAATAGGAAGGTCCCCAGCTCAGACAGTTTAGGATAATAGAAGTAGTGAAAGAATCGAGGGGTCAAAGAAATATCGTGCAAGCGAAACAGGACGACGACCCTGCACAACAGCCTAAAAAAGTTCGGGACTAATTGGTGGAGAGAGACGAGAGTATTTACAAACTGCGGAAAAAAATGGGTGGATCAGGAACCACATATCGGCGGTGAATTGATCTCTAAATAAGCATAAATAACTCGGCAGTGGTTCACTCGGTCGATCAAAAGAAGAAGGGAGAACAATTTCATAGCCAGAGGGAAGCTCATAAGCAGCTTGTGAACTCTTAGCATCGCCCCCGTCAAACCTGAACTCGATGGAAGTGCACCATAGTTCAGGGATAGGGGCAAGGGATCCGAGGTACTTGCCATTGAAAACTAAGAAATTAAATAGCAATGAAAGGATTCGATTGAAAGGAGGAGGGAGCTTACAAGGGAAATCGCTGGAAAGGAAGAAGGACGCAGCGTTGCTGGGAAGCTCGAAGACGAAGACGCGAAGTGAGGAAGACGACGATGCACGTAAGATTTACAAACCTTGCGTCCGATCGacctcagccgtccgatccagaGTTATGGAAACCTAGAAGCAGATCCAACCGTTGAATTTGAAAAAGCGCACGTTGCGTCGCAAGCGGATATCCGCCTGTCACATCAAACGTGCGGCGGTAGTGTGGAACACGTGTCCTTCGGACACTGGATAGCATTTTAATGAACTTGATTAAAAAGGGTATGACCGCGTGCTCGGCCATAATTATCAGGCATTTAAACGGTCTTCGAGAAATTTGGATGACGTCAACCAAGACCGTGCTCGCCCAAGGACACATAAGGAAAGGAAGTTCAGCCGCCAACTACTGCTGATCGTTCCGATCAGCATAGGGGGATGAGTCAGTGCTGCCTATCATCCCGATCGACATAGAGGATGGGTCACAGGGCCAAACGTCCTAGGCACTATCTGCCCTAGCCATGGCTCGAGAGATCTACAAGCACAACATGACAAATAAAGTTGAATTGTGTTGTCTTATGGGTTGATCAACGATTAAGGACCGAGCATAGTCCGATTGGACGTGGAAATCACCTAAggcaccaactgtccagtcagtcgaacttgcatcctccttcgactagacttgagggggaggcttatgATGCGGCGATAAGGAGGAGCCTACCTAGCACGGGTCAATGGCCACGGTGTAAGTCAAAGTCAGAGCGGTCAACACCATGGCTTAAGCTAGGCCGACCCAAGCGGGAAGTGGCTACAGCAGTTGATCGGAGGAaccactgttcggtcgatcgtCTGGATGAACCAATGTCCGGTCAGCCTGGTCGACAGGAGAGTGGTCGAGCGGGCTACCCATTCGACTCGGGGTATGACATTAGCATtgtacatattaataatgaaccaataaaataataaaagaggaaaagataaatatttaataagggaaagagaaaacaaaagaaaacacttCATCTATTATTGAATGCGAAGAAGTCAAGATAAAGATGTCTTATGtcgataattaatatcattaaacagaggaagatgaaggatcaCTAAAAAAAGGTATAAAAGTGTATGCTAAGTATGAAGGAAGATAAGATTAATCTCTATCTCTATTATTTTCGATTTCTCTCCTACTATTATTTCTAACTTGAATATCAAAAGATTAACATCAAAAACTCCTTccttaatttgatttattttacaGAGGAGAACGATGTCTTCATCCAATTAACAAAGCCACCACAATCTTAATTTTCTAATTTCATGTTTTATAATCTGAACGTTATCGTGGATGCCTTTCACATAAAAGGCACCTCCAAATATCAGAGGTGCCCATAGTGATCGCCTTTGTTAATCTGTAGAGTGTTCACTACGGAACAGTAGGTGCATGGTTGAGGCATCTTGAATTATTCCAAATACTtgacttttttattatttttttattatttaaaaattaatattttttaaattctaaatacatatattatacctcaaccatttaaaattttttaattttaaatactttttaacTTCAACATTataatcaaatttttaaattttaaaagtaaaatttaattgACTCAATttcgaaataaaaaaaaaataaatatattattaatcATCCTAAATTATATacctcttaatttttttaaaaaaatatttaacttaaacaCTAAATCTAACTATGTTAAAGACAATATGTAATTGAAAAAGAGGCACTGAGTAGCATTGACGCATGTTTCGCCCGCGGGCTAACATAATCGCGTGGGTATATTCTTAAAAACAAGAAAGGTAAATTTCGAGAGTAAATAAAAACATTTCaactggaaaaaaaaaaagaaaggagaaaagacgtgtgtGGGCAATGGAAGAAGAGTAATCTAGATTCTTGCGTCACCTTTTGGGCGAGTAAACTCACCTCCACATCAAAGCGGTGACCTGATCTCTTCTAAGCTCGGGTTAACTACCGCCGTCTCACATGCCGCGCGGTTCTTTGTCGCTTTTACTTCCACCTCGAGCCCTTCTATCACAATTCACGCAGTTTAGTTTCTTTCTAGCGGCGCAGGTGCTTtcgaggcggaggcggaggcggaggcggaggcggagaaCGAAGGGAAGGCGATGGTGGGGATTTTTTCTCGGATTTCTGGCGGATGGGGGCACCGCCGAGCGCAAAGCGCCACTGTGAGTTCCTGAACCTTCCAAAAGTCGAATCTTGTTCTGGCTGGATCTTATACCTGCCGGATATTTTATGTTCTGCAATTTTTTGTTGATGCTGATGACTTGTGGATGATACTTGTCGATATATTTTGGGGGTCGACGTTTGCGTTTGACTTATTTCGCGTATTTGTTCCAGTGAGGTTTGAATTTTTGACATTCGTGATGCTGAAAACAGATTCTAACATTTTGGGGCGTGATTTTGATAGTTGTGGATCTACTATGTTGATAGATCAAGCTTTCAGATTAGAGATGTTTGTTTTCCGTCTACATATATTCGCTATTTACTATACAACTTATATGTGATTTTTTGGGGAAAAAAAGAGAAGAGCTTGCACTATAATTTCTTTGATGTTCTCTTCAGTTCGTCCTATAAAgtagtgtgtttttttttttccttttttggtttttaaatgaaggggagccttggcgcaatggtaaagttgttactATGTGACCAAAAGGACACGGGTTCGAATCTTagaaataacctcttgcaaaaagtagggtaagactgtgtacaatggatccttccccgggaccccgcatgacgggagcttcgtgcaccgggctactcttttttttttggtttttaaaTGTTATATTTTCTCACATAGGCTAATGTGATAGTTCTCTAGATAAGTTTCTTGAAATATTTTCACTTTTATTCTAATTACTAGTTCTATACAAGCTGATTGTATAACCACTTATTCCAACAACTAAAATGTTAGGAAAAAGATCAATCCATATACGACACTCACTTGTGATGAGCAGTTGGCCCTAGATACTAAATTCGACTAGCCCAAATCTAAAACATGAACTACAAGTGCATAATAGTGGGACAAGCAGAATTTGAACAATTACCTCATTCTGTCTTCACATGTCAAAGTTGGTTGACTACCACTTATCCTAAAAGCTAAGTTGACAAGAAAAAAGACTCATTTTAACCACATATTCTTGATGAATTCAACACAAATTTATCATCTTTCCTTAACAATCCTTGATGTTGTTTATGTCAAAGAGCTACATCTATTTTAGTCTTGAAATCACAAGGCTCCTTTAAAATAAAGATAGTTGCAATATGCTTGTTTGTTTGAACTTATTTTGACTTTCCACATGCATGGACACACAAAACTGGAACTATGAAACCAACATATTGTGGTTGGCACTCTTTATGGTTTAGGGTAACTCCTCTAGCTTTCTTCGTTATTTCAAAATTGTAGGGGCACTCTTGATAAACTACTcgacagagatagaaagtaaaatTTGATCATATGAATGTCTTTGAGGCTTAGAATATAACCTTGCATTGACTCAATGGAAGGATGAGACCCAAATAGTTGAGATAAACACAGCTTATGATGACGGAATGTATTTGGCGTTAGTCAGCTACAATTGGCCAGAAAATGAAATGTTATGGGTTGTTTTTATCATAGGCACGAACTTTCTAAAGCATCATTAGAGATTTGTTGGAATATTGCCATGAGATGAGAAAGCTAGTTGCCGTAGACTTATTGGAAAATCACTGGAGATGTTGAATTATCATAGATTAATCATAGGTCATAAACAAAGCAGGCATCACCTGAACTAGGTCCTGTTCACTTTAATTGAAACGTACTGAACTATGGCAAATGCATTGAAATAATGCCTACCACTTTCTCTTAGTTGAGTGAGCTGTTGCGtagattctttaaaaattttaaaacttaaagagGCTCTAAGTGGATTTTCCCAAACTATAGGAACCACCACTCCAATATGCTACTGCTATATAAATTCAAAGTTCAAATGCTTGTATGCAGATGACAGGACTCTGATCTTGATGTCCTCATTTTTCTCTTGATAAGTTGTTTCtaaaaaatctctctcttttgttGTTTGGAGGTGATATTTTTGAATAATTGAATCTCTTATTAAGCTGTTCTACTCTATCATGGAAATTATATTGTCTCCTTACTCTAAAGTTTAAATGTATATTTCTCTGGACTAGGATGTTAGGACCTCATCGGCACCAATCATAGAGGAAGTTAGTGCTGTTCATACTGCTGTGAACCATGGATTTGAAGAAGCAGTGGAGTTTAAACCAGTGGAGCACCCATCCGAGCCAATAGTCTATGATCAACCAGTTGCATGCCCACTGCCAGAACCTTCAATAATAAATGTAGGTGGCTTCAATATTCACGAAGAATAATTAGATTAATGATTAATCTACCATTGTAAATTGGTATTGCTCATATGCCATGTCAGTCTTATTCCTCTTCATAACTTTTCCCCTTGTAGAATATTCAGATAAGGATGAGTTGCTTTTCTTTTCTATCAGACAGAGACTGAATCTTAAATTTTCATggtgattttttatttaaaaaagccAACATATTGAAGTAATATTTTAGAATTTGTCATTTATTGCCCCAGATTATGGATATTGTCAATCAGTTATTGGTTCCCATGCATCTGGAGATGTCCATTTTTGCATATTGCACTTCACCAAAcatttatgcttaatttaaaaaTGCAGTTAGAGGAAAGTTATTAGATTTAGTTTACCCAAGTTTTGTTATCAGcattttttatacaatttttagtGACTAACCTACCCCTAATCATCACTATAGCAATAGAATGTTGCGTGAAATAAGGTTGTACTAGTATGCAATACCTTCCCGTATTGAGGTATACCaacatttcaaagaatgtttactATTGTTATTGACTTTATAAATACCAGTGGAAATGCATCTAACTGACTATATACTAATCTGTGAAGCTGTAGATGAGATTTAATTTCTCAAAGATTTAGATGTAGCAATTGACGGACCATCATTCATGAGCGTCCAAACCATCAATTTTGAAGGAGACTGATGTCTAGGTTGGTGTGTGTTAATGATGGAGCAGATAAAATAGCTTTAAGTTGCTGTAGGAATTCAGTTTCAGTTTTGGtgtactattattattattttgcaaaGTGTCAATGATTTCTTTCAACTGAGCGATAAACATATTATGATTTTATCAGTGTTCAAGGATTTTCTTTCAGTGAGAATTTGGAACTTTTTGAGTGCAGAAAAATCTTCTTACACTGCGATATTCATGAACTTGTTACAATTTTATCTCTGTTTGCAAGAATATGGAATTTTGCTGGCACTAGAACTAATGGTGGATTACATTGAGGAGAAAGGGATATGTTTCTTTTTTAACAATTCAGGGTTGATGTGACAACATCTAGAAAAGATGCATTTATATAGCCCCTTTacttattttatcattttcaCACCCTTATCAAGAAAAACTAACATATAGTACAATTTTTTTTGTTTCATATCTTTTTGCTCTCTCGAAATATCTGACTTGACAGACATGAAAGTTGTCGTTTCATTATTGAATATTGACTTTTGAATACTAAAAAATCTATCTTCCATTAAGCAGCTAAGCTACATTTACTCAAGTTTGGATTTTGCTTCTCACTACATagcaacaaaattttgttttcctACTTTTCTACCTCAGTAATACATAATAACTAAGTCTAGACATAGGCCATCGGTTTGAAGGGTAACTGATGGAGACAAGTGGTTGCTTCCTGTAAAATGTATATAAGCACAGGAAAAATGATTCCAAAACTCAGCATAGTTTGGATAATGATGAACCTATTTGGGAAGTAATATAAAGTCCAACAGTTCCACAAGTGAAAGTTGAAGCTTGAGAAGTCTCTTTAATTTCGTAAAAGTTTTCATTGTTCGCAAGAAATTGCAAGAGTCACTAGAAGTTCCAAGCCTCTCGGTTGTATTTGATTAGTTGGTCactagaattttatatttttatcacaAACCTCAAATTTGGATAGGAATGCAGTATGCACCATCAACTTATTTGTTGTCCTTGTGGGTTTTAGCTCATCTATGATTCTGTATCGCTTGATTGAATGCTTGTAATTGTATAGGCTTGCTTACTCATGTGCAGTACATAGATGCCTATATCAATAAAACCATAGTACACGTTCAGTGTATCTTAGCCACATCTATTGTGTTTGTGTATTGATGGATGGGGTAATCGGGAAATAAAGTCAATCACATAGAATAATCTTTAGGCCTAACTTGGCATGGTTAAGAAAAGCAATTTTGCAGTATATTTTTCTCCCTCAGATCCCATAGGAAGCTTGCATGAATATTATGGTAACATCTTTTGTTAAAACAGCCATGGAAAACTTAAAAAGTGTTGGTCACTGAATAACTAGTTTTGAAATGGTCTTtaatattaaaacttcctttaatgatTCAACATTTAGAAAGTTTATTGCATCGTCCAGAGACATGGAAATAACTACCTTGAAAGTTACATCTTGTCCATGTAGTTTGTTTAAcagtttgtatatatatatatatatatttaaaatttattatttgttAACATTTTGTAGTCGGAAGACTGGACTACACCAAAATATTGAAGTTCGGAATGACAATTGCTAACTTTCTATTAGATTGTTGAACCCGTTGGTCTCGTGCGACAATCTTTTTCATTCATATGAAAAATAGTATTTGTTGATAGGATGCATAAATTTAGAGGGCCGCATGCTACAATCAGCAAGGATTTTGCATGAACAACCTACTCATTTTATTTAGAAACCTGCTCGTGTTGTTTCTCTTGTTTGCGTTCATTCCCTACATTTTCTATTGTTTCAGGATGGAAGAATATGGAAAGAAAGGAGGACATCCATCACTGGTCGCGCCAAGGCAGATTTACCAGTCGTTAAAGATGCATCATGCCTTGAATCTCGAGATGGAACAAAGCCAATGCCAAATCCAGCCAAGCGACACATATCCTCCTCTCTCAGCGCACCTGAGCATAGTATCATCAGCCTGCTAGAGGAGTGTAATACATCTCAAGATCAAGCTGGTAACTAAGGCATATGCTCCATTTGCAGCCCCTTGTATACAATTTATTTTTCATGTCGTATCGTTGTTGGTCCATCGTGTTTATCAACTTTTTATTACCGCCGAGATCAAATATCTTTTCCCTATGCATATATATATACCAGGTAtataagcaacttggttttctttcAATACAATAACAGCAGCAATTTGTGCTAGTCCTTACATTGCGGCTTGTTCATTTGAGTTAGTCTTCCATTGTGCTATGGATTCTTATGCTACATGACAGTCTTCAATACTAGATGAAAGCTGAATTTACTGTAGAATAGCTTATTTATATGAATTGTCTATAAGAGTGTGTTAATGCATGCGTTGATATTTATCCTTAATGAATAATGATATTcgaatttgggttgattaatatTTCTCTTGAATTAATTCACATCATCTACACAATATTCCTACCTTCCACTAGAAGTTGCACTGCCCTACTCATAAAGAATATAATTCCTCACCTTTGGAGGGAAAATATTCTGAGCTTCAATCCAAAGCTATCCATTTATCAGATTCCTTGTGTTTCTAGAGAGACCTACTTGTGCAGTCTGTTTACCAAACAACATTTCTCACTAGCTTTCTCTTTATAATTCATCATAATATTTTGAGTCTATGAGACATTTCTTTCCTATCCCTATAAATACATCAGCAACTTTCCTCCACCCTGCAACTACTTATCCAACAATCAGTACATTTGTCCATAGATGTCGATCTTCCCCAGCTTATTCGGTCGTAAGA
It contains:
- the LOC122027201 gene encoding uncharacterized protein LOC122027201, which encodes MVGIFSRISGGWGHRRAQSATDVRTSSAPIIEEVSAVHTAVNHGFEEAVEFKPVEHPSEPIVYDQPVACPLPEPSIINDGRIWKERRTSITGRAKADLPVVKDASCLESRDGTKPMPNPAKRHISSSLSAPEHSIISLLEECNTSQDQAGFFHSRVQHLEQGKKVEKDEL